The region CTTGATCAAGTTGATTCATCGCTTTTGAAATTTGCTCGATCCCATTAGCTTGTTCCGAGCTGCTTGTGGAAATTTCTTTATTTAAATCAGCTACTTTCTTAACCGAGTTTAAAATCTCCACTAAGACCGTTCCACTGTTGCTGGCGATGACAGAACCTTTCTCTGTTTTTTCGACATTTTCTTTAATCAAAGAGGTAATGCCTTTGGCAGATTCTGCACTTTTCTGCGCCAAAGTTCTGACAGCATCAGCGACGACCGCGAAGCCCTTACCTTGTTCACCCGCGCGAGCAGCTTCCACAGCTGCATTCAATGCCAAAAGGTTCGTTTGAAACGCAATATCATCAATGACAGAAATAATTTCCTCGATCTGTTTTGATCCAGAAGAGATTTCGTTCATAGCATAAATCAATTGTTCGATTTCACGAGCGCCTTTTTCTGCAGCATCTTTGGAGTTCTGCGACAGCCCATTTGCTTCCTGTGCATGAGATGTATTTAGTTTGACCATGCTCGAGAGTTCCTCAAGAGATGCAACTGTTTCTTCCAAAGAAGCGGCTCCCTCCGTAGAGCCCGCTGAAAGTTGTACACTTGCCGAAGCCAGATGAGCGCCACCTGCCGCAGTCTGAGAAGCAGCTCCATAAATATCGTCACTGATACGGTTTAATGTTTTTGCTAAATTCGTTGAAAACAAGAATCCGAAAACACTACCAAATACAACGCCACCGAAGGCGATCATCACTACCATAAGGGTCGCGCGATCGCGAATCGACTCAGCGGACTGAACTTTTTTACTTCCCACCTCTTTGTGGTATGCCGCTAGAGCGCCCGCAGCTTCCGCATATACTTTTGCTTTCGCAGGAATGTCATTATAAAGAAGCTGTACCATTTTCGCTTTGTCGGCTTCAGATCCTGTCTTTTGCAATGCCAAAATATCATCAGTCAACTTTTTGTAAGTCACCCACGTTGTGTGGAGCTTTTCATAAAGTTCCTTTTGACGATCATCCATTCCCAGTTGCGTATAGGTCTCGTTTTCTTTCTCGTAATCAGTGAGGGCTTGATTAACGTCATTAATGCCATCTTTGAGTTGGATTTCAGGTAGATCTGGCAATCCAGTCAGCGTCAAATTCGCGCGAATTTTTCTAAAATTTAGAAACATTTGATCTAAGTGTTCCATCTTAGGCATTGTCTTAGTAGCAATCCAACCATACTCGTTGCTAACAGATCCCAGCGATACATAGCCGGTTGCACCGATCACCAATGCAACAGCGCACAGAGTGAAGGTTAATAAAAGTAATTTTGCTTTTAAGCTGAAGTTCTGCATGTTTCTCCCGTGCACCAAACGATTTTTTAATTTGAATTTTCGATTAACAATATCGGCGCGGGATTTTTTTTGATTATGGTGATCCAAAGAAAAGTTATAGATTAATTTTTGTACCGCTCTGAGTGAGTGAAAAATTATAGCGGGAATGGTGGATTTCATGAGGTGTCGCGAGAATTCTCTTATCTCTGACAAGAAGTAATCAATAAAAAAGCCCGCTGTTAAAGCGGGCTTGTTGGTTTTTTCCAGATTTCTTGATTAGGGAGTATCAACATTAATGATCTGAATGCGGGCATTGCGAGCGATTCGTAAACTGTTGCTGCCTTTTTTCAAAAACTTCAAGACGTCTTTGGCATTTGTGACCGCTTGTTTATTGACGTCTAAGATCACATCACCAACAGCCAAGCCACCTTTGCTGGCCGCGGAGTTTCGTTCTGTTTCGATCACGATCGGTTGCTTCATATCCTCTGGCAAACCCCATTCGCTGCGAATAGAAGGAGTCGGGTCGATGATCGTAAAGCCCAGCTTGAAAGGAGCTCTTTGGCCGTCGTATTTTTTGATCTCTAACTTTTTGCCTTTGGCGTCCTCGGGGCGGTCAGCAACGACGACAGCTAAAGAAATTGTTTTTCTGTCGCGGATAATTTTAGCCGTTGACGATTTCCCAATCGGAGCATCACTGACGGCATCTACAAGGCTGAGCGAGCTATCAATTTTTTTACCGTTAAATTCTGTCACGATATCGTAAATCTTAAGTCCCGCCCGAGCAGCGGGGCCCCGTGGATCCAGTTGCGTGATCACCGCACCACTTTGATCACCCATTCCCAGATAGTCCGCAGCCTCAGGATCTAGATCGCCCAAGGCGGCACCAATATAACCACGAGCAATGCGACCTTTGGATTCAAGTTGCGGGATCAATGCTTTAACTTCGTCGATAGGGATCGCAAAACCGATACCCTGAGCGCGAGCATCAATCGCGGAGTTCACACCCACAACCAAGCCCTTCGTGTTCACAAGGGGACCACCCGAGTTACCTGGGTTGATAGAAGCATCTGTTTGGATCAATGGAATTTTATTGATCTCGGCAATACCACGACCCTTAGAAGACACAATACCCTTAGACATCGAGTGCCCGTGACCAAACGGATTTCCGAAAGCGGCAACCCATTCACCAACTTCTAGGTCTTTAGAGGAACCAAGAACAGCGACAGTCAATTTTGTCTTAGGTTTGATTTTGATCAGTGCGATATCTGTACGCTCGTCGCTACCAACTAACGTCGCTTCGTACAGGTCTTTCGAGTCTTCAGACAGTTGAACTTTGATCTGGTCTGCGCCCGCGATCACGTGATTGTTGGTCACGATCAAACCATCTTCACGAATAATAAAACCAGTTCCCAATCCCATCATCTGAGGGCGTTGTTGCTGTTGCGGAGGTTGCTGCATTTTAAAGCCGTAAAGCTGTTCCAACATATCAAGCATCGGATCGCGACCGCGTGGCATGTTTTTTGGAATCGCCGTTGTCGAAATGTTTACGACGGCTGGGTTGATAGCTTTACCCAACTCCACAAAAAGATTTGCTGGAAGCGAAGGTCCCAGGTTCATTTTTGGAGGATCTTTGGGAAGAGTCGATTGCTGAGCTTGAGATTGGTAGCTGACCGTGAGGGAGGCCGCTAGTAGAAGGAATAAATACTTCTTCATAAAAACACTTCTCCTTTAACCTTCGAACGAAGCCGTTCGATGCAAATACACAGTATCAAAAATAATAAACGCGCGACAGTCTAAGACTGCGCGCGTTTAGATTTAAAAACGATTAAACCGAAACAAACTTCATTTGCAGGTCGTTAATTAGATTATCTAAAAATTGGGACTCATCAGCAGAAAGATTGCCCTTGGTTTTTTGCTGCAAAACCACCA is a window of Bdellovibrio sp. SKB1291214 DNA encoding:
- a CDS encoding trypsin-like peptidase domain-containing protein; translated protein: MKKYLFLLLAASLTVSYQSQAQQSTLPKDPPKMNLGPSLPANLFVELGKAINPAVVNISTTAIPKNMPRGRDPMLDMLEQLYGFKMQQPPQQQQRPQMMGLGTGFIIREDGLIVTNNHVIAGADQIKVQLSEDSKDLYEATLVGSDERTDIALIKIKPKTKLTVAVLGSSKDLEVGEWVAAFGNPFGHGHSMSKGIVSSKGRGIAEINKIPLIQTDASINPGNSGGPLVNTKGLVVGVNSAIDARAQGIGFAIPIDEVKALIPQLESKGRIARGYIGAALGDLDPEAADYLGMGDQSGAVITQLDPRGPAARAGLKIYDIVTEFNGKKIDSSLSLVDAVSDAPIGKSSTAKIIRDRKTISLAVVVADRPEDAKGKKLEIKKYDGQRAPFKLGFTIIDPTPSIRSEWGLPEDMKQPIVIETERNSAASKGGLAVGDVILDVNKQAVTNAKDVLKFLKKGSNSLRIARNARIQIINVDTP
- a CDS encoding HAMP domain-containing methyl-accepting chemotaxis protein produces the protein MQNFSLKAKLLLLTFTLCAVALVIGATGYVSLGSVSNEYGWIATKTMPKMEHLDQMFLNFRKIRANLTLTGLPDLPEIQLKDGINDVNQALTDYEKENETYTQLGMDDRQKELYEKLHTTWVTYKKLTDDILALQKTGSEADKAKMVQLLYNDIPAKAKVYAEAAGALAAYHKEVGSKKVQSAESIRDRATLMVVMIAFGGVVFGSVFGFLFSTNLAKTLNRISDDIYGAASQTAAGGAHLASASVQLSAGSTEGAASLEETVASLEELSSMVKLNTSHAQEANGLSQNSKDAAEKGAREIEQLIYAMNEISSGSKQIEEIISVIDDIAFQTNLLALNAAVEAARAGEQGKGFAVVADAVRTLAQKSAESAKGITSLIKENVEKTEKGSVIASNSGTVLVEILNSVKKVADLNKEISTSSSEQANGIEQISKAMNQLDQATQSNAASSEEVAASSEEMSAQAQALNNLVGELQVLIHGKKNTNTIAPQEVVREQPVLAAA